A window of the Dissulfuribacter thermophilus genome harbors these coding sequences:
- a CDS encoding dihydropteroate synthase gives MYVQCIAESINIMGKRTGAAMKERNPVPIEVMANEEVRDGADFLDLNIGPARKDGTDLMPWIVKVVENVTDCPLSLDTTNADALIAGIKAAKNPEIHLMNSISLQPERMKKLIPVAAEAGCYVVGLLWGVDGMPRDANERAAMTVDLVMAMNEAGIPNEKILIDPIATPITLGSDQVMSGLEFMAMLPEIAPGAKSTVGLSNVSNGVSHEKRPYLNRAYLAMLMKYGIWSAIVDTYDQELVELAHGQRPELVKLVHDIMDGNEPNPDDLSPKELEYYKTTRVLMGKTVFSESWLEL, from the coding sequence ATGTACGTCCAGTGTATAGCAGAGAGCATCAATATAATGGGTAAGCGGACAGGGGCCGCTATGAAGGAAAGGAACCCTGTCCCAATCGAGGTAATGGCCAACGAAGAGGTCAGGGACGGAGCGGACTTTTTGGACTTGAACATTGGTCCTGCAAGAAAAGACGGGACAGACCTCATGCCATGGATCGTTAAGGTGGTAGAAAACGTTACGGATTGCCCCCTTTCACTGGATACCACTAATGCAGATGCCCTCATAGCAGGGATCAAGGCAGCCAAAAACCCAGAGATACACCTCATGAATTCCATATCGCTGCAGCCCGAAAGAATGAAAAAGCTCATTCCAGTGGCTGCAGAGGCTGGCTGTTATGTAGTAGGCCTACTCTGGGGCGTTGATGGAATGCCAAGGGACGCCAATGAGCGTGCTGCCATGACTGTTGATCTGGTTATGGCAATGAACGAGGCAGGTATTCCTAATGAAAAGATATTAATCGACCCTATTGCTACTCCAATAACCCTTGGCTCAGATCAGGTGATGAGTGGGCTTGAGTTTATGGCAATGCTTCCGGAAATCGCTCCAGGAGCAAAATCTACAGTTGGCCTTTCAAATGTCTCAAACGGTGTCTCCCATGAAAAGAGGCCATATCTAAACCGTGCCTATCTCGCCATGCTTATGAAGTATGGTATCTGGTCTGCCATTGTCGATACTTATGATCAGGAGCTTGTGGAGCTCGCACACGGCCAGAGGCCGGAACTCGTAAAACTCGTCCATGATATCATGGACGGCAATGAACCAAATCCTGATGATCTTTCGCCAAAAGAGCTCGAATACTACAAGACAACTCGTGTACTCATGGGTAAGACAGTATTTTCCGAGTCATGGCTTGAACTCTAG
- the acsC gene encoding acetyl-CoA decarbonylase/synthase complex subunit gamma has product MALTGIEILKMLPKKNCGECDVPTCLAFAMKVAAGQEDIGKCPYVSDEVKEKVGEASAPPIRTITIGSGDNTFKFGGETCLFRHEKRFENPTGFAVLVSSDMSDEEVNAKISSFNSLKYERVGLTLKADLIAIKDAGNKDAFIGLIKKVREEASTAPLILMSEDPGALKEGAEILGEHKPLLYAATKDNLEQMAEIAKETGCPLAVKGETIGETAKLSETLQEKGLKDLVLDTGARTLKGALEDQVVMRRAAINHKYKPLGFPSITLPCEMADDPLVEAMITSVLVCKYAGITVLSDLRGDTLFPLLLERLNIFTDPQRPMVVQEDIYPINGPDENSPVLITCNFSLTYFIVSGEVEGSKVPSWLLIKDTEGLSVLTAWAAGKFSADLIGSFVKKSGIEDKVKHRNLIIPGYLAGMKGELEDELPGWTITVGPREASHLPAFLRDWKAS; this is encoded by the coding sequence ATGGCTCTTACTGGGATAGAGATCCTGAAGATGCTTCCAAAGAAGAACTGTGGCGAGTGCGATGTGCCAACATGCCTTGCATTTGCCATGAAGGTTGCAGCAGGCCAAGAGGACATTGGAAAGTGTCCTTATGTTTCAGATGAGGTTAAGGAAAAGGTGGGTGAGGCATCCGCCCCTCCTATAAGGACCATTACCATTGGTTCAGGAGACAATACCTTCAAATTTGGTGGTGAGACCTGCCTTTTCAGGCATGAGAAACGTTTTGAAAATCCAACAGGTTTTGCAGTCCTTGTGTCATCAGACATGAGTGACGAAGAGGTCAACGCAAAAATATCCAGTTTTAATAGCCTCAAGTATGAACGTGTTGGGCTGACTCTTAAGGCAGATCTCATAGCCATCAAGGATGCCGGAAACAAAGACGCCTTTATTGGACTCATTAAGAAAGTGAGGGAAGAAGCGTCGACAGCCCCACTTATCCTTATGAGTGAAGATCCAGGGGCATTGAAAGAAGGAGCAGAGATCCTTGGGGAACACAAGCCACTTCTGTATGCAGCCACCAAGGACAATCTCGAGCAAATGGCTGAGATCGCAAAAGAGACCGGCTGTCCACTTGCAGTAAAGGGTGAGACTATTGGAGAGACTGCAAAACTCTCAGAAACCCTTCAGGAAAAGGGCCTCAAGGACCTCGTTTTAGATACTGGGGCAAGGACACTCAAGGGAGCATTGGAAGACCAGGTAGTCATGAGGCGGGCAGCCATCAATCATAAGTATAAGCCCCTTGGATTCCCATCTATTACCTTGCCCTGCGAGATGGCAGATGATCCTCTGGTAGAGGCAATGATTACATCGGTACTCGTATGTAAGTACGCAGGCATAACAGTACTTTCTGATCTCAGAGGAGATACGCTATTTCCGCTCCTCCTTGAAAGGCTTAATATCTTCACTGACCCACAGAGGCCCATGGTGGTTCAAGAAGACATCTATCCAATAAATGGTCCAGATGAAAATTCTCCTGTCCTCATTACCTGTAACTTTTCTCTCACTTACTTCATTGTCTCAGGGGAGGTTGAAGGTAGCAAGGTGCCATCATGGCTCCTCATTAAAGATACTGAAGGGCTTTCAGTCTTGACTGCATGGGCAGCAGGAAAATTTAGTGCGGATCTCATCGGCTCCTTTGTCAAGAAGAGCGGGATTGAAGACAAGGTAAAACACAGAAACCTCATTATTCCAGGCTACCTCGCAGGCATGAAGGGTGAACTGGAAGACGAACTTCCAGGCTGGACTATTACAGTTGGTCCGAGGGAAGCAAGCCATTTACCCGCATTCTTGAGGGACTGGAAGGCCTCTTAA
- the acsB gene encoding acetyl-CoA decarbonylase/synthase complex subunit alpha/beta, whose product MSKIICSAAIRGAHKIVDMAEEKYEEALKKYGPEQEVSFPNTAYFLPIIYSMLGAKVQKLGDMKEIFQECRKLLPPPVSDSMWLPYLAPALDAGMATLFAEEMYEAIRYIDEPNFYTKTEDPPSDDQIWLGAADDIIFRKRGVEFVDGTAPGFAAILGTPPDPEMAAKIALELQEKNLYIFMHDQTDGVSMPDQLKKQNVQMGWSTRLVPFGPTYTSAVFALGFACRVALAFGGIKPGDYKGNLIYNKDRTFAFVMAFGPVSDEWYANAAGAINWGFPTISDWDIPEILPTGICTYEHVVSKVPHEEIVQKAIEVRGLKVTVSKVDVPVAYGPAFEGERVRKDDLYLECGGGRTIGVELLISREMDEVQDGLVTVEGPEMTDVEPGAKLPFAILVEVAGRQMQSDFEPILERQFHHLINYAQGIMHIGQRNIMWLRVGKSAIEKGFKFEHIGKILHAKLHQDFGAILDKVQVKIFTEEEKVKEILELAKQVYAARDERLGSMTDESEDVFYSCTLCQSFAPTHVCVITPERVGMCGAYNWLDGKASYEINPTGPNQPIQKGECIDENLGQWTGVNEFVKQASRGKVERVSAYSLMVDPMTACGCFECIATMLPMCNGIMIVNRDYLGMTPSGMKFSTLAGMVGGGQVTPGFLGVSKHYICSRKFMKAEGGLKRVVWMPKMLKEELRDRLQQRAEEEGVPDLLDMIADEEVGTTEDEVLKFLQEKGHPALKMDSAV is encoded by the coding sequence ATGTCTAAGATAATCTGTTCAGCAGCAATAAGGGGAGCACATAAGATTGTGGACATGGCCGAGGAAAAGTACGAGGAGGCCCTGAAAAAGTATGGGCCTGAGCAAGAAGTCTCGTTTCCTAATACTGCTTATTTCCTCCCAATTATATATAGTATGCTTGGGGCCAAGGTCCAAAAGCTCGGGGATATGAAGGAGATCTTTCAGGAGTGTAGAAAGCTCCTTCCTCCACCGGTAAGTGACTCAATGTGGCTTCCATACCTTGCCCCAGCCCTTGATGCTGGAATGGCTACCCTCTTTGCAGAGGAGATGTATGAAGCAATCCGCTATATTGATGAGCCCAATTTTTATACCAAGACAGAGGATCCTCCATCTGATGACCAGATCTGGCTCGGCGCAGCAGACGATATCATCTTCAGAAAGCGCGGCGTAGAGTTCGTGGATGGAACTGCACCAGGATTTGCGGCGATTTTGGGTACCCCTCCAGATCCAGAGATGGCTGCAAAGATTGCCCTCGAACTCCAGGAAAAGAATCTCTACATATTTATGCATGATCAGACAGATGGGGTCAGCATGCCTGACCAGTTGAAAAAGCAAAACGTCCAGATGGGATGGTCTACACGTCTTGTCCCCTTTGGACCAACCTATACTTCAGCCGTTTTTGCCCTTGGCTTTGCATGTAGGGTCGCCCTTGCCTTTGGAGGCATAAAACCAGGCGACTATAAGGGTAATCTTATCTATAACAAAGACAGGACATTTGCATTTGTAATGGCCTTTGGCCCTGTATCCGATGAGTGGTATGCAAATGCTGCAGGTGCCATAAACTGGGGCTTCCCCACCATATCTGATTGGGACATTCCTGAGATACTCCCAACTGGTATCTGTACATATGAGCACGTTGTGAGCAAGGTCCCACATGAGGAGATCGTTCAGAAGGCCATTGAGGTGAGGGGACTCAAGGTAACAGTGAGCAAAGTGGATGTACCTGTTGCCTATGGTCCTGCCTTCGAGGGTGAGAGAGTTAGAAAGGACGATCTATATCTGGAATGTGGTGGAGGAAGGACCATCGGTGTAGAACTCCTCATTTCTAGAGAGATGGACGAGGTACAGGACGGCCTGGTGACAGTGGAAGGGCCTGAGATGACAGACGTCGAGCCAGGCGCAAAGCTTCCATTTGCAATATTGGTAGAGGTGGCAGGACGTCAGATGCAATCCGACTTTGAGCCAATCCTTGAACGCCAGTTCCATCACCTGATTAACTATGCCCAGGGAATAATGCACATAGGGCAAAGGAACATCATGTGGCTGAGGGTTGGAAAGAGTGCCATAGAAAAGGGATTCAAGTTCGAGCACATAGGAAAGATCCTCCATGCAAAGTTACATCAAGATTTTGGTGCAATACTAGACAAGGTCCAGGTAAAGATTTTTACAGAGGAAGAGAAGGTCAAGGAGATCCTAGAGCTTGCAAAACAGGTGTATGCAGCAAGGGACGAGCGTCTTGGCTCTATGACAGACGAGTCTGAGGACGTATTCTATTCTTGTACGCTCTGCCAGTCCTTTGCGCCAACACACGTCTGTGTCATTACTCCAGAGAGAGTGGGTATGTGTGGCGCATACAACTGGCTCGATGGAAAGGCCTCCTATGAGATAAATCCAACCGGTCCAAACCAGCCTATTCAAAAGGGTGAATGTATTGATGAAAACCTTGGTCAGTGGACTGGAGTGAATGAATTCGTAAAACAGGCATCCCGTGGAAAGGTGGAAAGGGTAAGCGCCTACAGTCTCATGGTGGATCCCATGACAGCTTGTGGATGCTTTGAGTGTATTGCTACCATGCTTCCAATGTGCAATGGTATCATGATCGTAAACAGAGATTACCTTGGCATGACCCCCAGTGGAATGAAGTTCTCCACTCTTGCAGGTATGGTTGGAGGTGGACAGGTTACACCCGGATTCCTAGGTGTCTCAAAGCACTACATTTGTAGTAGGAAATTCATGAAGGCTGAAGGTGGATTAAAGCGCGTTGTATGGATGCCAAAGATGCTAAAAGAGGAATTGAGAGACAGGCTCCAGCAGAGGGCAGAGGAAGAAGGTGTGCCAGATCTTCTGGACATGATTGCAGATGAAGAGGTGGGAACAACTGAGGATGAGGTCCTCAAGTTCCTACAGGAGAAGGGGCATCCAGCACTTAAGATGGATAGCGCTGTATAA